The sequence aaaatattttttagctggagtacccctttaatagtgccaGTGACCAACATTACCAAGATGCTGTGGACATTTACCAAAGGCGGAAAAAAAGAATTGATGTTTTTTGAATATTCTGGAAACTTGGACGGAACTTACGTGAAGTACATTAGGATTAGTGCAATTCAGGACCTGGGCATCCGGGCTTGGGGAAATGAAGGTGCCCTGGGGGGTGTTACCATTGGGCGCCCGGGCCTGAATCATGAAgcctttgaagtcaatggtggTGGGTCCTTTAAGGATAGTGACTGCAAAATAAGACATGATGGTTATAGCAAACTGTATGgggcagggatggggatccttcggccctccagctgttgcaaaactacaattcccatcatgcctggacagccaaagcttcgctttggctgtcccggcatgatgggaattgtagttttgcaacagctggagggccgaaggtttcccatccctggtatagagaAATCCATTTGGCTAGGGAATACATTATCAGGACTAAAATAATTCAGGTCACATCTAGATATTAACCTATAACTGTTACCCTCTACCAAGAGCCAACACCCCACCTATAATGTGTAACCGGCAATGGACCCGCTGTGCCATGTGGTCGGCTTGGCTTCTAGATATTTCCGCTCAGaacactattggggagatttatcaaacatggtgtaaagtgaaacaggcccagttgcccctagcaaccaatcagattcctcctttcatattccaaagagtctgtgaggaatgaaaagtggaatctgattggttgctaggggcaactgagccagtttgactttacaccatgagggagatttatcaaacatggtgtaaagtgaaactggctcagttgcccctagcaaccaatcagattcctcctttcatattccaaagagtctgtgaggaatgaaaggtggaatctgattggttgctaggggcaactgagccagtttctctttacaccatgtttgataaagctccccctATGATGGGAATTTATCAAGAGCAGTGTATCTGTATCCCggccttaaagggacactccagaaaaaaaaattgtttttaaatcaactacgGCCAGAAAGTTTTACACATTTAAAAATGATGTCTAATTTAAACGAAACCTTTTTCTgtgcttatcagctactgtatatcctgcaggaagtggtgtattctctccagtctgacacagtgctctctgctgccacctctgtccatgtcaggaactgtccagagcagcagcaaatccccatagaaaacctcacctgctctgaaaagttcctgacatggacagaggtggcagcagagagcactgtgtcagactggagagaatacaccacttcctgcaggacatatgcgGCAAGGCGGGGCGAGTGACCTTGTTGGGGTAGCTTTGGTGGTGTTGTGGCTGTTAGGTGggtgtgggtcacttgggcacttgtcacggtagcctggagttgCATTGGTACCCATCCCCGGTCAGACAGGTACCTCTTCCGATAACCCAAATATAACCTGGTGTCTAAGAGCAGAATAATAGACAGAGTGCAGTGGCTTAaacaaaataacgtccatttacttaaagggacagtgtcacatttttggaaattttttaatgaaaagtaataagatCAAATAAGTGTgttggattttattttatttttttaacttagtgtttgattattttttataaaatttactcctgcacagggggctgccatgtttatagtgtctgtgtgtgacgtcatttcacgacacacacacacagacgctaTACGGCAACTCCACATCAttagagtgaaccgacggagtccgtctggttcacttacatTGAGGTTCCGTCGCTgtctactgcgcatgtgcatagacatgcgcagtacaaaGCAGAATTATATGGGGcagggtggcggcgccattttatTGAAGCCTGTACTCAACCAGCCTGTAAAATGGGCAGCGGCTTCCGGTCAGAGCAAGGAGACAGATCACAGAGGTCCGGTCGGTTGCGGTGCAGAGCGGGTTCCCCCGGGGTGCGTCACTGTCGGTGAGTAGCAGCAGCCCCATAGAGCCGCGGCACTCCGCTCTGGTCCCCATGCCCCCACCAcaacacccccaacccccccccccgcaggtcgGTGAGCGGAAGGACTCCTGCCCAGCAGCCGCATAGAGCCGCAGAGCTCCGCTCTGGTCCCTCTCCCACCCCCGGACGTCGgtgagcagcagcagctccaacCCAcagcaccaaccccccccccctcccctccaggacGGTGAGTGGCTCTGGTCCCTCTTACATCCCCCCCTGGACGCCGGCAACAGTTCTtaagtgcaatacaaaaaataaGGCTTCAGTAACTGGAGGTGCAGGCGAGAGGTAGAAGAAGGAGTAACTGCAGAAGTGACAGTAGAGTataggagcgtcttgagggccctgtccaaggtagctgtgtactctaCCAGGATAGTGTAGATGAGAGGAGAAGAAAGAGAAGTAgaaaatactcgtactcacgtatctGACCGCCTTATACCCTACAGTGTCAGGATACCCATCCTATAAAggtagtatgaggtcccaggtCCTTGCACTGGGAAGAATACTTTCTGAAAACTTTCAGAATAGCCGTGCGTTACAGCAGGATACATAGGCGTTAtctgtagctttgtcctactggggtcagtaccatactcaggtatactgccccgTGTCTTGCTAAgagtatccctggcgtggacaaggttatCCTCAGAGGATGCCCTTTCCTCCTAAGGAagctagcactgcatgctagcggtggTTACTTGCACAAAAGTAAATCTGtttcttggtccctgacaagggtcctgacctgagccaggccctggcttcactgcagcaggaactgtgtatTTTTGTGTTGCTCCCTCTACTGACTGAACTTAAAGACTCTCCCACCAGAAACTAACCCCCCTTTTATAGGGGCCAAACTAGTGATTCATGGGGCTGTGTCTGCaaagagagaaggaagaggataGGTAGAAATTTGAGGAAAAACAtgcctgcacctgtgataggacaTAAGAACAACATGAGACAAACAGTCAAACCAGTACATTTCGCCAGCCGTGCATAACATAGGGCatacagaaaacacagtagtgacacctagtgggaaaaacacagaATACAATCTGACCaaatcccactgtgagaacctgagtaagttactttgcccaggtgcgagaagaacttagtggcacacctacgctgggacactacacatacagcagctgataagtattggaagactggaaacttttaaatagaagtggcAGTCTGGGCACAAAAAAGGCAGAATGGCAAGAGTATAATGCCAAGACAAGTCCAGGGGAGCCATGAGAGAGAATGGTCCTGATGAGGATGTGATGCCGGCCTGTGAAACATTGCATGCAACACTTTACTGTCTGGCTCTGCACAAGTAACGGGAAAACTAAGTGCACAAGTTTCCCATCAGTTGTgtccaaataagaaaaaaaaggagaacTGGCGGGACGCAGCTGCCATATGTGAACCCGACCTTACGATGATTAAGAAATAACAGCGTCTGCCTTTCCTGTTGTGTGCTCACACTTCTCTGGTGGTTGGCGACATTAGCACACAGGCTGAAGCAAGAGCTGCCCGGCAAAGGGCAGAATACATCAACCTGAAGCAACCTGTATAGTTAATAGCAATCTGATGACATTTcagaactttaaagtgtcactgtcactttaagaacctTTTGCCGTgtgatagagagagaggaggtcagGGGGTCCACCTGGTGAGCATGTCTGCAGGAGATGGTCCCATTATGGAGGATGAGGAAACACTCATTGTGTCACTTATATATAGCGTGATTCTCTATCCtgtacagggccgctttaaccagagggcacatggtgcacgtgcaccgggcccactggttaaaggggcccccccgagcaggccggccgttgctatgtgcgaccaatgcggtcgcacagggctccggccaccagcctgtcaggggggagcgccatggatgggtaatctacttacccctccatggcgccccctgcagggcccccccgtccgccgctgcccccgcccgctgctgctgcggcgcttcagcgctgcagcagcagcgacactgacagagagagagccattggctccctcccggtcagtcactcttgtggccgcacttcctgcggtcacaagaggccgcactctccctctagcgcccgacgtcactggagcgtcggcgcgagggtaaggggagtgcagcctcttgtgaccacaggaagtgcggccacaggagggaagagaagaggaacgcgtggacctaggtgagtaacagtgtttgtttttttcaatgttatatgggagggggagctatatactatgggggggcacagggggctatatactatgggggaggacggggctatatactactggggagcacaggggtctatatactatggggagcacagggaagctatatactatgggggagcacagggggctatatactactggggagcacaggggtctatatactatggggagcacagggaagctatatactatgggggagcacaggggagctatatactactggggagcacaggggagctatatactactggggagcacaggggagctatatactactggggagcacaggggagctatatactactggggagcacaaggggctatatactactggggagcacagggggctatatactgtgggggagcacaggggagctatatactgtgggggagcacagggagctatatactactggggagcacagggagctttatacaatgggggagcttagggggctatatactatgggggagcacaggggagctatatactatgggggagcacagggggctatatactatgggggagcacaggggagctatatactatgggagagcacaggggactatatactactggggagcacaggggtctatatactatggggagcacagggaatctatatactatgggggagcacagggggctatatactatgggggagcacaggggggctatatactatgggggagcacagggggctatatactatgggggagcacaggggagctatatactactggggagcacaggggagctatatactactggggagcacaggggagctatatactactggggagcacagggggctatatactactggggagcacagggggctatatactactggggagcacagaggggctatatactatgggggagcacaggggaatatatactatgggggagcactggggagctatatactattggggagcacaggggactatatactattggggagcacaggggaggtatatactattggtgagcacagggagctatatcatattgaggagcacaggggtctatatactatgggggagagcacaggggggctatatactattggggggagcacaggggggctatatactattgggggagagcacaggggggctatatactattgtgggagagcataggggtctatatactattggagagcacagggggactatatactattgggggagagcacaggggggctatatactattgggggagagcacaggggggctatatactattgtgggagagcacaggggggctatatactactggggagagtgcacaggggggctatatactaatgggggagcgcacaggagggctgtatataactggaggagcacatgagggtctatatactacagggacaccttaaaactatggaggcacagaggggtgtaactatgtaggagtacagaggggtgtaactactgtataggggtacaagggacctaactactggatgtgttggagcctaaaatatttgtctggcagattctggagagaagattcacagccaggagaagacttcaaggtggcccaggctggatggagagaaaaagaaaaggtgacagactctgattggagaaaacgcccccggtgagtcactggatgtaactgcactctgttataggattgtagtgttaggggtcatgatgtggcggtattatgtaatggtatcattggtgatatctttctgttttgtttagtgcagtttttatgtaatatgtaatcactgtatggtggaaatagtgttataaggtaactactgtatgtattggggctcttgatacagtgtgggggcaaattcagtacattatacaatgtgccgaaagggaagggggggcccactcttgagggctgtgcactgggcccaccaatgtattaaaacggctctgatcctgtatatacagtatatagcgtgattctctgtcctgtatatacagtatatagcgtgaGTCTCTgtcctgtaaataaataaatatatatatatatatatatcgatcACTTACCGTTGAATCCTTCCATCCCTGTGTAGTTGACTCTGGAGAAGCTTAGCCAATATGGAGAAGGGGAACTCTGAGCATCCAGCCCTCTATGTGAGGGCATCATTGTGCCGCACACACCTTCCACCTTTCCATTTGGGTACCCATTGGAATGAATGGGAAGAAGGACGAGCAACAGACAAGTAAAGATTCTTACAGGAACTTCCATCCTAGCAAAACTGTGGGGGATAGAAAAACAGAGATGGTCAAAGATATTCACATTCATTCAGGCGTAGTGCACACTAAACCTTACACTCCAAACCGTGATCACAATTATATCTGAGATCCTGGTATACGGCATATTGGATATACAGGAATAGTGTAAACACAAAGCGTATGCAAATGTATGAACACACAGTATATGGACATATAGTATGAAAACCCAGTATattcacatataatatacacatacactatatacccatataatacacacatacag is a genomic window of Dendropsophus ebraccatus isolate aDenEbr1 chromosome 4, aDenEbr1.pat, whole genome shotgun sequence containing:
- the LOC138790088 gene encoding putative defense protein Hdd11 isoform X1, with protein sequence MEVPVRIFTCLLLVLLPIHSNGYPNGKVEGVCGTMMPSHRGLDAQSSPSPYWLSFSRVNYTGMEGFNVTILKGPTTIDFKGFMIQARAPNGNTPQGTFISPSPDAQVLNCTNPNVLHGAVSHTSRSMKPTISVIWIPPKPATTDIQFRATVVQNVSTFWINVLSDVLPLADAGAQLLAPTISHLLLCSFGLLYVLFTL